From a region of the Maridesulfovibrio ferrireducens genome:
- a CDS encoding ABC transporter ATP-binding protein codes for MITIENLDVNLPNFSLENINLQIDEGDFFTLLGPTGSGKSVLLETIAGLIPVSSGSIKINRTDITHTAPEKRGLSIVYQDYALFPHLSVKDNITFGARYKNIEKIKADKKAHELAEMLNISHLLDRTPRNLSGGEKQRASIARALLVDPAVLLLDEPLSALDPAFRQEVQDLLKSIHRETGITFVMVTHDFDEALYLATNGAIIKNGKLIRKGLIRDIFNTPGSEFVANFVGMTNIYVCSPENGCMRSGELSLQCEKQISNEKCHMAFRPEEIILGNKLLEQGHPNCFEAVIKTITVGGFHARVTLDYAGIEINALVPRNLIINGELETGSKIKVSIPPKSIHLF; via the coding sequence ATGATTACCATTGAAAACTTAGATGTAAATCTTCCAAACTTTTCTCTTGAGAATATCAACCTTCAAATAGACGAAGGTGATTTTTTTACACTGCTGGGCCCTACCGGTTCCGGAAAATCTGTACTGCTGGAAACCATTGCCGGACTCATCCCTGTTTCGAGCGGATCAATTAAAATAAACCGGACTGACATTACCCACACGGCTCCAGAAAAACGTGGTCTGTCTATTGTTTATCAGGACTATGCCCTTTTTCCGCACCTCAGTGTTAAAGACAACATTACTTTCGGTGCCAGATATAAAAATATTGAAAAAATTAAGGCTGACAAAAAAGCTCATGAACTAGCCGAAATGCTGAACATTTCACACCTGCTGGACCGCACTCCCCGAAACCTTTCCGGCGGAGAAAAACAACGGGCCTCCATCGCCCGCGCACTGCTGGTCGATCCTGCCGTACTGCTTTTGGATGAACCTCTTTCCGCTCTTGATCCTGCTTTCAGACAAGAAGTTCAGGATCTGCTAAAATCTATTCACAGGGAAACCGGAATTACCTTTGTAATGGTCACCCACGACTTTGATGAAGCCCTCTATCTGGCAACCAATGGCGCTATCATCAAAAATGGGAAATTAATCCGCAAAGGATTAATCCGGGATATTTTCAATACACCCGGATCTGAATTTGTAGCTAATTTCGTAGGCATGACGAACATTTATGTATGCTCTCCTGAAAATGGCTGTATGCGTTCAGGGGAACTGTCGCTGCAATGCGAAAAACAAATAAGCAATGAAAAATGCCACATGGCATTCAGACCGGAAGAAATTATACTTGGAAATAAGCTACTTGAACAAGGACATCCAAACTGCTTTGAAGCGGTAATAAAAACCATAACCGTCGGAGGATTTCATGCCCGGGTTACTTTGGATTATGCGGGGATTGAAATTAACGCCCTTGTGCCTCGAAATTTAATTATTAATGGAGAACTTGAAACAGGCTCTAAAATAAAAGTATCTATACCTCCCAAAAGTATACATCTTTTTTAA
- a CDS encoding PAS domain-containing protein: protein MIIKNFSKKTIALSAVIVSLLFLLLFGVDYYYKNLLIKAERLRYHDKALVSARSLSNIINSRLALLLGLKNFTKTIIIPENKTKDKSSFDFFAAGLYSSAKGIRNFVVAPKGVNTFVYPIESNKKAVGHNLLKDERPNVQADVQRAILTRRMVLSGPYELRQGGLGLVSRMAVFKDDVFWGFVSMVLDMQPILNEANISSPMNGCKFALIGNDGIVFKGDESVLNTHPVLVTIPLPDGKWELAISPKLGWGNSYFLHLYIWRVLALVFSSTIFLFIYSMLMQQNRLEQLVLKKTKEIGESEARLDFALQVSRIGAWDLNLQNHATTRTLLHDQIFGYEELQPVWTYEMFLEHVLPEDRVTTDLIFQKAIATRTALAFDCRIHRVDGEVRWIHVAGDHKLDFNGENLTMTGILRDITEFKQAELALKQSEERFTYAINATQDGLFDWDLSTNVIYYSLRWKNMFGYAYDELSNDFSAWKDLMSPEDAEAVWNMLEQLINKKRDRFKIEFKMKHKDGHWVNILSKATAIFNEDGQAVRVVGTNSDISERVDMEHKLAMAQRLEAVGQLASGIAHEINTPLQYILGNLTFMRDSWSEIEEDLKSPKQLEGRIFIDSVPVEDTSLQLALEWKKSILDSIEGVGQISKIVQAMKLFAHPDIESVQLTDFNELVKNTVVIAKNEWKYVAEVVMNLDEDLPYIVCNSGEINQTILILLVNAAHAIAMNNGNKPEKGRITLTTFQENGNVALSVQDNGCGISTQNINRVFDHFFTTKEVGKGTGQGLAIAHTIITKHKGSIVLDSQEGIGATFTIKLPLKVD, encoded by the coding sequence ATGATAATTAAGAATTTTAGCAAAAAAACAATCGCTCTATCCGCAGTCATTGTGTCTCTTCTCTTTCTTCTTTTATTTGGTGTAGACTATTATTATAAGAATTTGCTGATCAAAGCAGAAAGATTAAGATATCATGATAAAGCTCTGGTTTCTGCCCGTTCTTTGTCTAATATTATTAATTCTAGATTAGCCTTATTATTGGGACTTAAAAATTTTACCAAAACAATAATTATTCCAGAGAATAAAACGAAAGATAAGTCGAGTTTTGATTTTTTTGCAGCTGGACTCTATTCTTCTGCGAAAGGGATTCGAAATTTTGTCGTTGCTCCAAAAGGGGTTAATACGTTTGTATACCCGATTGAGAGTAATAAAAAGGCAGTAGGTCATAATCTACTCAAAGATGAACGTCCAAATGTGCAGGCAGATGTGCAAAGGGCTATTCTTACAAGAAGAATGGTATTGAGTGGTCCGTATGAGTTAAGGCAAGGAGGACTTGGTCTTGTCAGCCGCATGGCTGTTTTTAAAGACGATGTTTTTTGGGGATTTGTTTCTATGGTTTTAGATATGCAGCCGATTTTAAATGAAGCGAATATCTCATCTCCAATGAACGGTTGTAAGTTTGCCCTAATCGGCAATGATGGAATAGTTTTTAAGGGAGATGAAAGCGTACTTAATACTCACCCTGTTTTGGTAACAATTCCTTTGCCGGATGGGAAATGGGAATTAGCCATTTCTCCTAAACTGGGTTGGGGGAATAGTTATTTTTTGCATCTATATATATGGCGTGTTTTGGCTTTAGTGTTTTCTTCGACAATTTTTTTGTTTATTTATTCAATGTTGATGCAGCAGAATCGACTTGAACAGTTAGTCTTGAAGAAAACAAAAGAGATTGGAGAAAGCGAGGCTCGGCTGGATTTTGCACTGCAAGTGAGTCGTATAGGAGCGTGGGATTTGAATTTGCAGAATCATGCAACAACACGCACCCTGCTTCATGACCAGATTTTTGGATATGAGGAGCTGCAACCTGTTTGGACATATGAAATGTTTTTAGAACATGTTTTGCCGGAAGACAGGGTTACAACTGATCTGATTTTCCAGAAGGCCATTGCAACACGTACAGCATTGGCCTTTGATTGTCGCATCCATCGTGTCGACGGTGAAGTGCGGTGGATTCACGTGGCTGGTGATCATAAGTTAGATTTTAACGGCGAGAACCTGACAATGACGGGTATTCTGCGGGATATAACTGAGTTTAAGCAGGCTGAGCTAGCATTGAAGCAGAGCGAAGAACGTTTTACATATGCAATTAATGCTACTCAGGATGGCCTTTTTGATTGGGATCTTAGCACTAACGTAATATATTATTCATTACGTTGGAAAAACATGTTCGGATACGCTTATGATGAACTTTCCAACGATTTTTCGGCGTGGAAAGACTTGATGAGCCCAGAGGATGCTGAGGCAGTATGGAATATGCTGGAACAGCTTATCAATAAAAAGCGTGATCGTTTTAAGATTGAATTCAAGATGAAACATAAAGATGGGCACTGGGTGAATATACTCTCCAAAGCGACGGCCATTTTTAACGAGGATGGTCAAGCTGTCAGGGTCGTTGGGACTAATTCTGACATTTCAGAGCGAGTTGATATGGAGCACAAGCTTGCGATGGCTCAAAGACTCGAAGCCGTTGGTCAACTGGCTTCTGGTATTGCTCATGAAATAAACACTCCTCTCCAATACATATTAGGCAACCTGACATTTATGAGAGACTCTTGGTCTGAAATTGAGGAGGATCTCAAAAGTCCTAAACAACTTGAAGGAAGGATATTTATAGATAGCGTTCCTGTCGAGGATACTTCACTTCAGCTTGCTCTGGAGTGGAAGAAATCCATTCTTGATAGTATAGAAGGCGTGGGGCAGATTTCAAAGATTGTTCAGGCCATGAAACTTTTTGCGCATCCTGATATTGAAAGTGTCCAGCTCACAGATTTTAATGAACTAGTCAAAAACACTGTTGTCATTGCGAAAAATGAATGGAAGTACGTTGCCGAGGTTGTAATGAATCTTGATGAGGATCTCCCATATATCGTATGCAATTCCGGTGAAATTAATCAAACGATTTTAATTCTCCTTGTGAATGCTGCCCACGCAATAGCCATGAATAATGGTAATAAGCCCGAAAAGGGCCGAATAACACTCACCACATTTCAAGAGAATGGAAACGTAGCGTTATCCGTACAGGATAACGGTTGTGGTATTTCGACACAAAATATAAATCGTGTTTTTGATCATTTCTTTACAACAAAAGAAGTTGGCAAAGGTACTGGGCAGGGGCTTGCCATTGCACACACCATAATAACAAAGCATAAGGGGTCTATTGTGTTGGATTCCCAAGAGGGCATTGGCGCGACTTTTACAATCAAATTACCATTAAAAGTGGATTGA
- the wtpA gene encoding tungstate ABC transporter substrate-binding protein WtpA, which translates to MRLFLLGVTLFMLSLISAAPAFAGEDISGDVIMFHAGSLSVPLAKMEKEFEAMHPGVDIKREAGGSTKMARMISEVGKPADIMASADYVVIDKNLIPKYADFNIRFATNQLVLCYTDNSKFASEINADNWYDILQKPGVIWGHSDPNLDPCGYRSVMVLQLAEKFYNKPGLYEKLVSVRKKEWVRPKSVELISLLKTGNMDYAWEYLSVAVQHGLKYITLNKHINLSDYKYNKFYEQAKVTVSGKKPGTTIVRTGKSITYGITELKDAPNKPAATAFLAYMLSPEGGLKILKEMGQPPFVPAIIPDDAMLKKMPASLQKLVKVKK; encoded by the coding sequence ATGCGTCTATTCTTACTGGGAGTTACACTCTTTATGCTTTCTCTTATTTCTGCTGCACCTGCATTTGCAGGTGAAGATATCAGTGGCGATGTAATCATGTTCCATGCCGGATCACTTTCTGTTCCTCTGGCAAAAATGGAAAAAGAATTTGAAGCCATGCACCCCGGCGTTGACATCAAAAGGGAAGCTGGCGGTTCCACCAAAATGGCCCGTATGATTTCAGAAGTGGGCAAACCTGCGGACATTATGGCTTCTGCCGACTACGTGGTTATTGATAAGAACCTCATCCCCAAGTATGCAGATTTCAACATCCGCTTTGCTACCAACCAGCTTGTTCTCTGCTATACAGACAACAGCAAATTTGCTTCAGAAATTAATGCTGACAACTGGTATGACATCCTCCAGAAGCCCGGCGTAATCTGGGGTCACTCTGATCCAAACCTTGATCCTTGCGGATACCGCAGTGTTATGGTTCTGCAACTGGCTGAAAAATTTTACAACAAACCGGGTCTTTACGAAAAACTGGTTTCAGTCCGCAAAAAAGAATGGGTTCGTCCCAAATCTGTTGAGCTTATCTCTCTGCTTAAAACAGGCAACATGGACTACGCATGGGAATACCTTTCCGTAGCAGTTCAGCATGGATTGAAATACATCACCCTTAATAAGCACATCAATCTTTCCGACTACAAATATAATAAGTTCTACGAACAGGCCAAAGTAACCGTAAGCGGTAAAAAACCCGGCACAACTATTGTTCGCACCGGTAAATCTATTACTTACGGCATCACCGAACTGAAAGACGCGCCGAACAAGCCGGCAGCAACAGCATTCCTAGCTTATATGCTTTCTCCTGAAGGCGGTCTCAAAATCCTCAAGGAAATGGGCCAGCCTCCTTTTGTTCCTGCAATCATTCCCGACGATGCAATGCTCAAAAAAATGCCTGCATCCCTGCAAAAACTCGTAAAAGTAAAAAAATAA
- a CDS encoding ABC transporter permease, producing the protein MKKFHNISVSNIISAFLVLGFILLPLSQLIFGSSPTEIIDTIMDKDVREAIIRSMACSGLAAILAFAIGTPFAFMLARNNFKGKELLNSIIDLPIMIPHPVIGIALLSIAGRNHWIGQRLLDAGIRLMGTTTGIVAVLLFVGLPFYINAARDGFESVPERLEKAARTLGANRSQTFFRVTFPLAWKSLLTGMIMCMARALSEFGAVVIIAYHPMVAPVLMYERFTAYGLSYSRPVAIWLIALSLVLFAALRLLSRGLKGKKI; encoded by the coding sequence ATGAAAAAATTCCACAATATTTCAGTAAGCAATATTATCTCGGCTTTCCTTGTTCTCGGCTTTATCCTCCTCCCACTGAGCCAGTTGATTTTTGGCTCAAGCCCTACAGAAATAATTGATACCATCATGGATAAGGATGTCCGCGAGGCAATTATTCGCAGTATGGCCTGTTCCGGGCTTGCAGCCATATTAGCTTTTGCAATAGGAACCCCATTTGCGTTCATGCTGGCCCGTAACAATTTCAAAGGAAAAGAGTTACTTAACTCCATAATCGACCTGCCGATCATGATCCCGCATCCAGTTATCGGCATAGCCCTGCTGAGCATTGCCGGACGAAACCACTGGATAGGACAAAGACTGCTGGATGCCGGAATCCGGCTTATGGGAACAACCACAGGAATTGTGGCTGTTCTGCTATTTGTCGGACTGCCCTTCTATATAAATGCGGCGCGGGACGGTTTTGAAAGTGTCCCTGAACGGCTTGAAAAAGCAGCCCGGACTCTCGGAGCAAACAGAAGCCAGACATTTTTCAGGGTAACATTCCCGCTGGCGTGGAAATCTCTGCTCACAGGGATGATCATGTGCATGGCGCGGGCACTCAGCGAATTCGGCGCAGTGGTTATTATAGCCTACCATCCAATGGTCGCTCCGGTGCTTATGTACGAAAGATTCACAGCTTACGGCCTTTCATACTCCCGCCCTGTTGCGATTTGGCTTATTGCCCTTTCACTCGTTCTGTTTGCAGCTCTCAGACTTCTTTCAAGAGGATTAAAAGGTAAGAAAATATGA
- a CDS encoding PocR ligand-binding domain-containing protein, protein MTDLLSKDQWNDLEKTIHNDWGFNASAYDAKGMTFTGFKNFVNPLCSEIKSHPEGIQAICSVAHQHMAQLARTTEKSVIEQCDAGMFKICTPIIVDGEFIGIVGGCGRVPEDSEIETFTVHKAINVPLDKVETLAKDVPTISNKKAQDLATFLEKFVADIPRP, encoded by the coding sequence ATGACCGACTTATTATCCAAAGATCAGTGGAATGATCTGGAAAAAACAATCCATAATGACTGGGGTTTCAATGCGAGTGCATACGATGCCAAGGGAATGACCTTCACCGGCTTCAAAAATTTCGTAAATCCGTTGTGTTCTGAAATTAAATCCCACCCTGAAGGCATTCAAGCTATCTGTTCAGTGGCCCACCAGCACATGGCCCAGCTGGCCCGGACAACAGAAAAAAGCGTCATCGAACAATGCGACGCAGGAATGTTCAAGATTTGTACCCCCATCATCGTTGATGGCGAATTCATCGGAATTGTCGGCGGATGCGGACGCGTACCCGAAGATTCCGAAATCGAAACTTTCACAGTACACAAAGCCATCAATGTCCCCTTGGATAAGGTAGAAACACTCGCAAAGGACGTTCCAACCATCTCCAATAAAAAAGCTCAGGATCTGGCCACATTCCTTGAAAAATTCGTTGCAGACATTCCCCGCCCCTAA